From the genome of Virgibacillus proomii, one region includes:
- a CDS encoding bifunctional 4-hydroxy-2-oxoglutarate aldolase/2-dehydro-3-deoxy-phosphogluconate aldolase has product MEKNTIISIIRGVNPDHIIEIMKGLLENGISWAEVSLSEEQKGLECIRRISKSFSNQVSLGVGTVINKRQVDAAIDAGAKYIITPGWDRNLVEYVISKDVEIFPGVFSPGEVMQAKALGIKTVKVFPVNSLPMDYVKNLKGPFPSINYMAVGGVTKNNIISLKKAGYSSFAIGSELVPRGATKENIERIIEDTREFKKLIDLE; this is encoded by the coding sequence ATGGAAAAAAATACAATTATTTCGATTATTCGGGGAGTAAATCCTGATCATATAATAGAAATTATGAAAGGATTATTAGAAAACGGTATTAGTTGGGCGGAAGTATCATTAAGTGAGGAGCAAAAAGGATTAGAATGTATAAGACGAATATCAAAATCCTTTTCCAATCAAGTTAGCCTTGGCGTTGGGACTGTCATTAATAAAAGACAGGTTGATGCTGCAATAGATGCAGGGGCTAAGTACATCATTACTCCTGGTTGGGATAGGAATTTAGTTGAATATGTAATTTCTAAAGATGTTGAAATCTTTCCTGGTGTGTTTTCTCCGGGTGAAGTTATGCAGGCAAAAGCATTGGGTATAAAAACCGTTAAAGTATTTCCGGTTAATAGTTTGCCAATGGATTATGTGAAAAACTTAAAAGGTCCTTTTCCATCCATCAACTATATGGCTGTTGGTGGAGTAACAAAAAATAATATTATTAGTTTGAAAAAGGCTGGATACTCATCTTTTGCTATTGGAAGTGAATTAGTTCCAAGAGGAGCGACTAAAGAAAATATAGAAAGGATAATTGAAGATACTAGAGAATTTAAAAAATTGATTGATTTGGAGTGA
- a CDS encoding creatininase family protein — protein sequence MGAKEILYMNRDEVAESVKEFPVAILPLGATEQHGHHLPLGTDIILAKGISKKIAEQTGALLLPTMPFGYSWVWRDIPGTISLQQNHVEAVIKDVAYSVSRYGIKLLVLVNGHDANNASMKYATRELMDELDMPIIYLFYPNMEEVMKEYCESPTWNGMIHACEFETSLMLALNSKLVDMSKTVSEYPSTPKLYGKSTISLGNLSESGVYGDATLASKEKGNKMLNIFVTEMVNLLLEAFHNIK from the coding sequence ATGGGCGCCAAAGAAATACTCTACATGAATAGAGACGAAGTAGCTGAATCCGTAAAAGAATTTCCAGTCGCAATTTTGCCATTAGGTGCTACTGAGCAGCATGGTCATCATCTGCCCTTAGGAACAGATATAATCTTGGCAAAAGGCATTTCTAAAAAAATTGCTGAACAGACTGGAGCACTTTTACTTCCAACTATGCCTTTTGGTTATTCTTGGGTTTGGAGAGACATACCAGGAACTATATCATTACAACAAAATCATGTAGAAGCAGTAATCAAAGATGTTGCGTATAGTGTAAGCCGTTATGGAATAAAATTACTAGTCCTAGTAAATGGACATGATGCAAATAACGCAAGCATGAAATATGCAACTAGAGAATTAATGGATGAGTTAGATATGCCAATTATTTATCTCTTTTATCCGAATATGGAAGAGGTAATGAAGGAGTATTGTGAATCTCCTACATGGAACGGAATGATTCATGCTTGTGAATTTGAAACTTCATTAATGCTCGCTTTAAATTCAAAGCTAGTTGATATGAGTAAAACTGTTTCAGAGTATCCTTCCACTCCAAAATTATATGGAAAATCTACAATATCACTTGGAAATCTGAGTGAAAGTGGCGTTTATGGTGATGCAACACTTGCAAGTAAAGAAAAGGGAAATAAAATGTTAAACATTTTCGTAACCGAAATGGTGAATTTATTATTAGAAGCATTCCATAATATTAAATAA